The following proteins are encoded in a genomic region of Nicotiana sylvestris chromosome 4, ASM39365v2, whole genome shotgun sequence:
- the LOC104244944 gene encoding uncharacterized protein, translated as MNDLVGSHTASIQKLEMQMRDPSREQNPKQMGTLHSDTIANQKGSGSGRTCHVMVITNRSGKVLQGEGEQVVEKEEFEKEVGVEEPSVVEIEKISENAQVQEENRETVKEKVKETPKTLPPIPRPPPPFPQRLARKVYDRKLKKFYDILKQLSVNIPFVEAFQEMPGFAKYLKDLITKNKTTKYEVVNVTHWVISIIATSPVQKKEDPGAFTIPCTIGVHDFARTLCDNGASINFMPLSIYKKVGLCMPRPTSMILQMVDRSIKRPVGIVDDVLVKVGKFHLHADFVILDCAVDKDIPIILGRPLLVTGRALMDSERNEIKFCVNDEEVTFQESKGIKLPHEYESILVIDVVDEVDDAVEMKMEEQFLGEALVAILVNFDGEDMEGYMESVNALEGLGSYTYVPEKLSLDLENRATPPAKPSIIELPQLELKPLAPHLRYKFLGSNDTLSVIVSSLLNDVQVERLLEVLKEHRQAIGWTIADIRGILA; from the coding sequence ATGAACGATCTTGTTGGCTCTCATACCGCATCgattcaaaaattggagatgcaaatgagagaccCCTCTAGGGAGCAAAATCCAAAGCAAATGGGAACACTCCATAGTGACACAATTGCGAACCAAAAGGGTAGTGGGAGTGGCCGAACTTGTCATGTCATGGTAATTACTAATAGGAGTGGGAAGGTACTACAAGGAGAGGGTGAACAAGTGGTTGAGAAAGAAGAGTTCGAGAAAGAGGTTGGGGTTGAAGAGCCAAGTGTTGTCGAAATTGAGAAAATTTCAGAAAATGCGCAAGTGCAAGAAGAGAATCGGGAAACagtaaaggaaaaggtaaaagagacaccaaaaactcttccacctattcctagacctcctcctccATTCCCTCAAAGACTCGCTAGGAAGGTTTATGATAGAAAACTCAAGAAGTTCTACGACATTCTCAAGCAATTATCGGTGAATATCccatttgtggaagcatttcaagagatgccgggttttgctaagtatttgaaagatttgatcaCCAAGAATAAAACCACCAAAtatgaagtggtgaatgtgacaCACTGGGTTATTTCCATCATTGCAACATCACCCGTTCAAAAGAAAGAGGACCCGGGAGCTTTTACCATTCCTTGTACCATCGGGGTACATGATTTTGCAAGAACTCTTTGTGATAATGGAGCGAGCATCAACTTTATGCCTCTTTCCATTTACAAGAAAGTAGGATTATGCATGCCAAGGCCCACAAGTATGATATTGCAAATGGTCGATCGTTCCATCAAACGCCCGGTGGGAATTGTTGATGATGTACTTGTGAAGGTGGGAAAATTTCATTTACATGCCGACTTCGTAATCCTTGATTGTGCAGTTGACAAAGACATCCCTATCATCTTGGGGAGACCATTACTTGTCACGGGAAGAGCACTCATGGATTCAGAACGGAATGAGATTAAATTTTGTGTGAATGATGAAGAGGTTACATTCCAAGAAAGCAAGGGTATAAAACTACCGCATGAGTATGAAAGCATCTTGGTGATCGATGTTGTTGATGAAGTAGATGATGCAGTtgaaatgaaaatggaagaaCAATTCCTCGGCGAAGCATTGGTAGCTATCTTGGTTAACTTTGATGGTGAGGATATGGAGGGATATATGGAATCGGTAAATGCATTGGAGGGGCTTGGTTCTTACACTTATGTGCCAGAAAAGCTCTCTCTCGACTTGGAGAATAGAGCCACACCTCCCGCAAAGCCATCTATTATTGAGCTACCACAACTAGAGCTCAAACCACTTGCACCgcacttgaggtataaatttcttggctcaaatgatactttatcggtaattgtttcttctttgttgaatgatgtgcaggtagaacgATTGTTGGAAGTCTTGAAGGAGCATAGGCAAGCCATTGGATGGACAATTGCGGACATCCGTGGGATTCTCGCGTGA